A window from Kwoniella pini CBS 10737 chromosome 1, complete sequence encodes these proteins:
- a CDS encoding 26S protease regulatory subunit 6A-B: MSEAASDPPPPPQNSGNGENKPEEVAVSQSNGENQQNTDPTNPPAEDVAMEEEKTQEDDLEDIPEGVKTGETADIKMQTRMIDNEIKMMRQESLRLAHEREQMTDKIGDNMTKIKQNKVLPYLVSKVVEILDVDAEEQEGAAHNEQNAKKSKCAVIKTSTRQTVFLPIIGLVPHEELRPSDLIGVNKDSYLILDKLPAEYDARVKAMEVDERPTETYTDIGGLDKQVEELIEAIVLPMQQADKFKTLGITPPKGCLMYGPPGTGKTLLARACAAQTNACYLKLAGPALVQMYIGDGAKLVRDAFELAKEKAPAIIFIDELDAIGTKRFDSDKSGDREVQRTMLELLNQLDGFSSDSRIKVIAATNRIDILDPALLRSGRLDRKIEFPLPNESARERILQIHSRKLNHHGVNFEELARSTEDMNGAQLKAVCVEAGMLALRQNATQLSHEHFHGGILEVQARKAKEHHYFA, translated from the exons ATGTCCGAAGCCGCATCAGATCCTCCTCCTCCCCCTCAGAACTCTGGTAATGGCGAAAACAAGCCTGAGGAAGTTGCTGTCTCACAGTCGAACGGAGAGAATCAGCAAAATACTGATCCAACCAATCCACCTGCCGAAGATGTAGCTatggaggaagagaaaacTCAGGAGGATGACTTGGAGGATATCCCAGAGGGTGTCAAGACT GGAGAAACCGCCGATATCAAGATGCAAACACGTATGATTGACAAtgaaatcaagatgatgaggcAGGAATCGTTAAGGCTTGCCCATGAAAGAGAACAGATGACAGATAAAATCGGGGATAATATGACTAAAATCAAGCAAAACAAGGTTTTACCTTATCTGGTATCGAAGGTGGTAGAA ATCCTGGATGTCGATGCTGAGGAACAGGAGGGAGCCGCTCATAACGAGCAGAACGCTAAAAAATCCAAATGTGCCGTAATCAAAACTTCCACGAGACAA ACCGTATTCTTGCCTATCATAGGTCTTGTCCCTCATGAAGAGTTACGTCCTAGTGATTTAATCGGTGTCAACAAAGACTCATACTTGATTCTTGACAAATTACCGGCTG AATATGATGCCCGAGTAAAAGCTATGGAAGTGGATGAGAGACCAACCGAGACCTATACAGATATTGGTGGTTTAGATAAGCAAGTTGAGGAATTAATAGAGGCTAT TGTATTGCCTATGCAACAGGCTGATAAGTTCAAGACCCTTGGTATCACACCGCCAAAAGGTTGTTTGATGTACGGTCCTCCTG GTACCGGTAAAACCTTACTTGCAAGGGCTTGTGCTGCTCAAACCAACGCATGTTATCTGAAGCTTGCTGGTCCAGCACTTGTTCAG ATGTATATCGGTGATGGTGCCAAATTAGTTCGAGATGCTTTCGAGTTGGCTAAGGAGAAAGCTCCCgcaatcatcttcattgatGAGTTGGATGCCATCGGTACAAAGAGATTTGATAGTGATAAATCTGGAGATCGAGAAGTGCAAAGAACTATGTTAGAGTTGTTGAATCAATTGGACGGTTTCTCAAGTGATAGTCGAATTAAA GTAATCGCCGCCACCAACCGAATCGATATCCTTGATCCTGCTCTCCTGCGTTCAGGTCGATTAGATAGAAAGATAGAATTCCCCTTGCCCAACGAATCAGCCAGAGAACGTATATTACAGATTCACTCTAGAAAGCTCAATCACCACGGTGTAAA CTTCGAGGAATTAGCGCGATCGACAGAAGACATGAATGGTGCTCAATTGAAAGCGGTTTGTGTAGAAGCGGGAATG TTGGCTTTGCGACAAAACGCTACTCAATTATCGCATGAGCATTTCCATGGTGGTATATTGGAAGTACAAGCTCGAAAAGCGAAAGAACATCAC TACTTTGCATAA